Proteins co-encoded in one Papaver somniferum cultivar HN1 chromosome 5, ASM357369v1, whole genome shotgun sequence genomic window:
- the LOC113280933 gene encoding uncharacterized protein LOC113280933, producing the protein MTVGKLSFDHKVDSLSRHLTSKKSEVDDILQRKGVKSAVQYMTKLATKFLQVAFQLEYKNELLGDEINNLLNDQGVNEAGNQVVENVNEVDGFETGNQGAENPHENNEMEVEEDTILPSNDEEAVNLNSDEGVSALQINFPMFNVQNISEEIDVSGLESRLQKLIHEDVGLLPSLNSSDEILSEYEPQPMDLENNIQICTLPELEEYANLQLHTLSEEVDAKLQKNG; encoded by the exons ATGACAGTTGGAAAGTTGTCTTTTGATCACAAGGTTGACTCTCTTTCTAGACACTTAACATCTAAGAAATCTGAAGTTGATGATATTCTGCAAAGAAAAGGAGTTAAATCCGCAGTTCAGTATATGACAAAATTGGCAACAAAATTCTTGCAAGTTGCTTTCCAACTTGAGTACAAGAATGAATTGTTGGGTGATGAAATTAACAACTTACTGAATGATCAAGGTGTCAATGAAGCTGGCAATCAAGTTGTAGAAAATGTAAATGAAGTTGATGGATTTGAAACTGGAAACCAAGGTGCAGAAAATCCACATGAGAATAATGAAATGGAAGTCGAAGAAGATACTATTTTACCTAGTAATGATGAAGAAGCTGTGAATCTTAACTCTGATGAAGGTGTTAGTGCGCTTCAAATCAATTTCCCAATGTTTAATGTTCAAAATATCTCTGAAGAAATAGATGTCAGTGGATTGGAGAGTAGGCTGCAGAAATTGATTCATGAAGATGTTGGATTATTACCATCACTCAACAGTTCAGATGAAATTCTTTCTGAATATGAACCCCAACCTATGGATCTAG AAAACAACATCCAAATATGTACATTGCCAGAGCTTGAAGAGTATGCAAATCTGCAACTCCATACGTTGTCAGAAGAAGTAGATGCTAAGCTTCAGAAGAATGGATAG